From a region of the Calonectris borealis chromosome 2, bCalBor7.hap1.2, whole genome shotgun sequence genome:
- the GPLD1 gene encoding phosphatidylinositol-glycan-specific phospholipase D, which produces MAGLKIWSVLLVILYLFCQRCIPSGISTHVEIAHRALEFFVKREGNVNYRQLLLNHQDAFQAGSIYPDAFYPSICKSGIFHDVSEDTHWSPFLNTSVHYIRRNYPQPWEEATEKLVAFLFGIASHMVADVSWHSLGIDQGFLKAMGEIDFHGSYSEAHNVGDFGGDVLSQFELDFSYLASNWYVPVKDLAAIYKEFYGREIITESTITDCTYLLFLELHGERLAVAKLFPTYASKSPFLVEKFHEYFLGGVDDMAFWTNNIFELTSYMLENGTSGCFLPENPLFINCTREHKDSYVRNKQSKNEHHKNTTSSLTKTLEKNINYTERGVHFNIQSWATNSLRLINRAFATSVWRVLAATHQKSAKYISKPAASYFLTSPYARLGWAMISADLNQDGYEDLVVGAPGYSTLGRVQIGRVYVVYGKQSGLPPEDMDLDGKADQVLQGHQPSGRFGSALAVLDFNEDGVPDLAIGAPSVGSQFLTYKGAVYVYFGTEGRGLASQPNVTITCQYSYCNLGWSLLAADVDGDGNADLVVGSPYAPGGGQQRGFVVAFYSYFNRSDQGLLSVEDANWMVKGEENYAWFGFSLDSCQLENVTLLLIGSPTWKSCAGCNPFSLDVRQSVGKVYGYNPPSTERWFAVTGDKAMGRMGLSLASGVMSVAGITRTVLVVGAPTADSLSRISFISSVLHQAGLALVYDLTGSTKPSLLSTFSGDRRFSRFGGDVYLSDLDNDGLDEMIVTSPLRTNDITTIPFGGAAGRVYIYNGKQASSGNVTGHCKSWISPCPEDWAQYVLISPEELSRFGSSVITVKSERKKEVVVAAERSSAKARLGGRLFVYSL; this is translated from the exons CACATAGAGCTCTGGAATTTTTCGTTAAGCGTGAAGGGAATGTTAATTATAGACAG TTATTACTAAACCACCAAGATGCATTTCAGGCTGGGAGCATTTATCCTGATGCCTTTTATCCTTCAATCTGCAAAAGTG GAATATTCCATGATGTGTCTGAAGACACTCACTGGTCACCATTTCTCAATACAAGTGTTCACTACATCAGAAGGAATTATCCTCAGCCTTGGGAAGAG GCTACAGAGAAGCTGGTGGCTTTCCTGTTTGGAATTGCCTCACATATGGTGGCAGATGTTAGCTGGCATAGCCTGGGCATCGACCAAGGATTTCTAAAGGCCATGGGAGAA attGATTTTCATGGTTCATACTCAGAAGCTCACAATGTTGGCGATTTCG GAGGAGATGTACTGAGTCAGTTTGAGCTGGACTTCAGTTATCTGGCATCGAATTG GTATGTACCTGTCAAAGACCTAGCAGCTATCTATAAGGAGTTTTATGGAAGAGAGATCATAACTGAAAGCACAATTACTGACTGTACTTACCTTCTGTTTCTTGAACT gcatggAGAAAGGCTTGCTGTTGCCAAG CTTTTTCCAACATATGCTAGTAAATCTCCATTTCTGGTGGAGAAGTTCCACGAGTATTTCCTTGGAGGAGTGGATGACATGGCATTCTGGACAAACAATATTTTTGAGCTGACGAGCTATATGCTAGAGAATGGAACCAG TGGCTGCTTCCTGCCTGAAAACCCTCTGTTTATAAACTGCACAAGAGAGCACAAGGACAGCTACGT CagaaacaaacaatcaaaaaatgAACATCACAAGAATACAACTTCTTCGCTTAcaaaaacacttgaaaagaatataaattatacAGAGAGAGGAGTTCACTTCAACATACAATCTTGGGCAACA aattctCTCCGCTTGATAAACCGTGCTTTTGCAACCAGTGTCTGGAGAGTGTTAGCAGCTACACATCAAAAATCTGCTAAGTACATCTCCAAGCCAGCAGCTTCATATTTTCTGACTTCACCCTATGCTAGACTTGGATG GGCTATGATCTCAGCTGACCTAAACCAGGATGGATATGAAGATCTGGTGGTTGGAGCACCAGGGTACAGCACATTGGGCCGTGTTCAGATAGGACGGGTGTATGTGGTCTATGGCAAACAGTCAGGTTTGCCTCCAGAGGACATGGATCTAGATGGGAAAGCGGACCAAGTACTACAAGGTCATCAG CCTTCAGGAAGATTTGGTTCTGCCTTGGCAGTCCTGGACTTCAATGAGGATGGAGTGCCAGATCTGGCAATTGGAGCACCTTCTGTGGGATCTCAGTTTCTTACTTACAAG GGTGCTGTGTATGTCTATTTTGGCACTGAGGGAAGAGGCTTGGCATCTCAACCAAATGTTACCATAACTTGTCAG TATTCCTACTGTAATCTTGGTTGGTCCCTCCTGGCAGCTGATGTTGATGGGGATGGAAATGCTGATCTGGTTGTGGGCTCTCCATATGCACCtggtggtgggcagcagagagGATTTGTGGTTGCATTTTACTCTTATTTCAACAGGAGTGACCAAG GACTTCTGTCAGTAGAGGATGCCAACTGGATGgtgaagggggaagaaaactATGCTTGGTTTGGATTCTCACTTGACAGCTGCCAGCTGGAGAACGTAACATTGCTGCTGATTGGTAGCCCTACGTGGAAGAGTTGTGCTGG CTGCAATCCCTTCTCATTGGATGTCAGACAGAGTGTTGGGAAGGTGTATGGGTATAACCCACCAAGCACAGAGCGCTGGTTTGCAGTAACTGGAGACAAG GCAATGGGCAGAATGGGTTTGTCTCTGGCCAGTGGTGTGATGTCTGTGGCTGGGATCACAAGGACAGTTTTGGTGGTGGGTGCACCTACTGCAG atagccTGTCTAGGATTTCATTTATATCCTCAGTGCTGCACCAAGCTGGACTGGCTCTGGTATACGATCTGACAGGCAGCACCAAGCCTTCTTTGCTCAGCACATTCAGTGGGGACAGGAGGTTTTCTCGCTTTGGAGGAGATGTATACTTAAGTGACCTGGATAATGATGGACTAG ATGAAATGATTGTGACATCCCCACTGCGAACTAACGATATCACCACAATACCGTTTGGTGGGGCAGCTGGCCGTGTTTACATTTACAATGGAAAGCAGGCATCCTCAGGGAATGTGACAGGCCACTGCAAATCATGGATATCTCCCTGTCCTGAGGACTGg gcacAGTATGTCCTGATTTCTCCTGAG GAACTATCAAGATTTGGGAGTTCTGTTATCACTGTGAAATCTGAAAGAAAG AAAGAAGTTGTAGTGGCAGCAGAGAGAAGTTCGGCGAAAGCTCGACTTGGTGGAAGGCTTTTTGTCTACTCACTCTAA